From the Lolium rigidum isolate FL_2022 chromosome 2, APGP_CSIRO_Lrig_0.1, whole genome shotgun sequence genome, one window contains:
- the LOC124689570 gene encoding DEAD-box ATP-dependent RNA helicase 35A-like, with translation MPDGWRDVCVLSGGGRKKARVVAFNASGTGPFSVGVDVRFKLYIRSIMAPAAAAVSVADDEDDYIPVSKRRATDALRFRLSNSKPAAPAPLSPPPPSPTDNKASLLATHAQLKHSAPELTATERLIQQEKELLEDLTSTAKPLLPVGQAARGITYTAPLRTGWKPPLRLRRMPRADADELRRRWHILVDGDDVPPPARCFRDDLRLPDPVLRVLRDKGIVRPTPIQVQGLPVALSGRDMIGIAFTGSGKTLVFVLPLVMLALQEETLMPVVPGEGPFGMVICPSRELAKQTYDVIETFLAPLRQAGFPEIRPMLCIGGVDMRTQLDVLNKGVHIVVATPGRLKDLLAKKKMNLDNCRYLTLDEADRLVDLGFEDDIREVIDHLKSQRQTLLFSATMPEKIQNFAKSALVKPVTVNVGRAGAANLDVIQEVEYVKEEARIIYLLECLQKTPPPVLIFCENKSDVDYIHEYLLLKGVEAVAIHGGKDQEERQNAIEFFKSGKKDVLVGTDVASKGLDFPDIQHVINYDMPAEIENYVHRIGRTGRCGKTGVATTFINRNQTETTLLDLKHLLKEAKQRIPPVLAELVDPLADAEAIAQESGVKGCQTCGGLGHRIADCPKRERQNSMAMAASRRDQYGGGGYRGEM, from the exons ATGCCAGATGGTTGGAGGGACGTGTGCGTGCTCAGTGGCGGCGGGCGAAAGAAAGCGCGCGTCGTCGCTTTTAACGCGAGCGGTACTGGCCCATTTAGTGTTGGAGTTGATGTTAGGTTCAAATTGTATATTAgg TCCATCATGgcccccgccgctgccgctgtctccgtcgccgacgacgaggacgactacaTCCCCGTCTCCAAGCGCAGAGCCACGGATGCCCTTCGTTTCCGCCTCTCCAACTCCAAACCCGCCGCCCCCGCGCCCCTCTCGCCGCCTCCACCCTCACCGACCGACAACAAGGCCAGCCTCCTCGCCACGCACGCGCAGCTCAAGCACTCCGCCCCGGAGCTCACCGCCACGGAGCGcctcatccagcaggagaaggagcTGCTCGAGGACCTCACCTCCACCGCCAAGCCTCTCCTGCCCGTGGGGCAGGCCGCCAGGGGCATCACCTACACCGCACCGCTCCGCACGGGCTGGAAGCCGCCGCTCCGTCTCCGCCGCATGCCGCGCGCAGACGCCGACGAGCTCCGCCGCAGGTGGCACAtcctcgtcgacggcgacgacgtgccgccgcccgcccgctgcTTCCGCGACGACCTCAGGCTCCCGGACCCCGTCCTGCGCGTGCTCCGCGACAAGGGCATCGTGCGGCCCACGCCCATCCAGGTGCAGGGGCTCCCCGTCGCGCTCTCCGGCCGCGACATGATCGGCATCGCCTTCACCGGGTCCGGGAAGACGCTCGTCTTCGTGCTGCCGCTCGTCATGCTCGCGCTGCAGGAGGAGACGCTCATGCCCGTTGTGCCCGGGGAGGGCCCGTTCGGGATGGTCATCTGCCCGTCCAGGGAGCTCGCCAAGCAGACGTACGATGTCATCGAGACGTTCCTCGCTCCCCTCAGGCAGGCTGGCTTCCCGGAGATTCGGCCGATGCTCTGCATTGGGGGTGTAGACATGAGGACGCAGCTCGATGTGCTCAACAAGGGCGTGCATATTGTGGTTGCCACGCCTGGACGCCTCAAGGATCTTCTCGCAAAAAAGAAGATGAACCTCGACAATTGCAG GTATTTAACATTAGATGAAGCTGACAGGCTTGTTGATCTGGGATTTGAGGATGACATTCGGGAGGTTATTGACCATTTGAAGTCCCAAAGGCAGACTCTTCTTTTCTCTGCCACTATGCCCGAGAAGATTCAGAACTTTGCAAAGAGTGCCCTTGTGAAGCCGGTTACTGTCAATGTTGGAAGAGCTGGAGCAGCAAATCTCGATGTCATCCAAGAAGTTGAGTACGTCAAGGAAGAAGCCAGAATCATATACCTCCTCGAATGCCTCCAGAAGACTCCACCTCCTGTTCTTATATTTTGTGAAAACAAATCTGATGTCGACTACATCCATGAGTATCTTCTTCTGAAGGGTGTGGAAGCTGTTGCGATCCATGGAGGAAAAGATCAGGAGGAAAGGCAGAATGCTATCGAGTTCTTCAAGAGTGGAAAGAAGGATGTCTTGGTAGGTACTGATGTCGCCTCAAAGGGTCTCGATTTCCCTGATATTCAGCATGTGATCAACTACGACATGCCTGCCGAGATTGAGAACTATGTCCACAGGATCGGTCGAACGGGTCGATGTGGAAAAACTGGGGTAGCGACAACATTCATCAACAGGAACCAGACAGAGACCACGCTTCTTGACCTCAAGCACTTGCTCAAGGAAGCGAAGCAGAGAATACCACCAGTGCTTGCTGAGCTTGTCGACCCGCTGGCGGATGCTGAGGCTATTGCCCAGGAGAGTGGCGTTAAGGGATGTCAAACCTGTGGTGGCCTTGGGCATCGTATCGCCGATTGTCCAAAGCGGGAGCGGCAGAACTCCATGGCCATGGCTGCCTCCAGAAGAGATCAGTATGGTGGTGGAGGTTACCGAGGAGAAATGTGA
- the LOC124691630 gene encoding pre-mRNA-splicing factor ATP-dependent RNA helicase DEAH7-like — protein MMQEMDYDADRAWYDREEEHGAVFSADNCLGDDASFRIKKTVKLTRQDGTRMTLAQTKRLSHITAENARWEDSQLCRSGAVRRTGVQTEFDDENERRVTLLVRDTKPPFLDGRAVLSEQAEPVTPLKDPTSDMAIIARRGSLLVKEIREKQSMNKSRQRFWELAGSKLGDILGVEKTTEQVDTDTSVGGGFKENLKFSQHMKEKTEAVSDFAKSKSLAEQRQYLPIYAARDDLLEVVRENQVVVVIGETGSGKTTQLTQYLHEDGYTRTGLVGCTQPRRVAAMSVARRVSEEMGTALGDEVGYAIRFEDVTCPNTKIKYMTDGVLLRETLKDADLDRYRVIIMDEAHERSLNTDILFGILRKVVARRRDFKLIVTSATLNADKFSKFFGGAPVFHIPGRTFPVNILFSKTPCEDYVEAAVKQAMAIHITSGPGDILIFMTGQEEIEAACYALAERMEQLVSSSTKPVPNLLILPIYSQLPADLQAKIFQKAQEGTRKCIVATNIAETSLTVDGILYVIDTGYGKMKVHNPRMGMDALQVFPCSRAAADQRAGRAGRTGPGTCYRLFTESAYQNEMLLNPVPEIQRTNLGNVVLLLKSLNVENLLNFDFMDPPPQENILNSMYQLWLLGALNNLGGLTSLGRKMVEFPLDPTLAKMLLMGKELGCLEEVLTIVSMLSVPSVFFRPKDRAEESDAAREKFFVPESDHLTLLNVYKQWELNQCRVDWCSDHFLHVKGLQKAREVRSQLLDILNALRIPLTPCCMEWDVVRKAICSAYFQNSAQLKGIGEYVNCQNGTPCHLHPSSALYGLGYTPEYVVYHELVLTAKEYMQCVTAVDPQWLAKVGPMLFSVKEGDTSFLDRGRWHDEEKSTMDEMEKMRQEQVEAAGRENGRLEKRGKRQQVAMPGLKKGLAYMRPKRRMGL, from the coding sequence ATGATGCAAGAGATGGATTATGACGCCGACCGCGCTTGGTACGACCGTGAAGAAGAACACGGCGCTGTATTCAGTGCTGACAATTGTCTTGGAGATGATGCTTCCTTTCGAATTAAGAAGACGGTAAAGCTGACTCGCCAAGATGGAACTCGGATGACTCTTGCTCAGACCAAAAGGCTGTCACATATCACCGCCGAGAATGCACGGTGGGAGGACAGCCAGCTGTGCAGATCCGGAGCCGTTCGAAGGACAGGGGTGCAGACAGAGTTCGATGATGAAAATGAGCGTAGAGTGACACTACTTGTTCGTGACACGAAACCCCCGTTCCTCGATGGTCGGGCCGTGTTATCAGAGCAAGCGGAGCCTGTGACGCCGCTCAAGGACCCGACGTCCGACATGGCTATCATCGCGCGCAGAGGTTCTCTTTTGGTCAAGGAGATCCGTGAGAAGCAGAGTATGAACAAGTCGAGACAGAGGTTCTGGGAGCTTGCTGGATCCAAGCTTGGTGATATTCTGGGTGTTGAGAAAACAACGGAACAGGTTGATACTGATACATCAGTTGGTGGTGGTTTTAAAGAGAATCTGAAATTTTCACAGCACATGAAGGAAAAAACAGAAGCCGTCAGTGATTTTGCAAAATCGAAATCTCTTGCTGAGCAGAGGCAATATCTTCCCATATACGCTGCCCGGGATGACCTTCTAGAGGTTGTGCGTGAGAACCAGGTGGTCGTGGTCATTGGCGAAACTGGTTCCGGGAAGACTACCCAGCTCACTCAGTATCTTCATGAGGATGGATACACCAGGACTGGCCTCGTCGGTTGCACACAACCAAGACGTGTGGCTGCCATGAGTGTCGCTCGGCGTGTCAGCGAAGAGATGGGAACTGCGCTTGGGGACGAAGTTGGATATGCTATCCGGTTTGAGGATGTCACGTGTCCTAACACGAAGATAAAGTACATGACAGACGGAGTGCTTCTCCGCGAAACATTGAAGGATGCTGACCTTGACAGATACCGGGTTATCATCATGGATGAGGCGCATGAGAGATCACTCAACACTGATATTTTGTTCGGTATACTGAGGAAGGTTGTTGCACGTCGACGGGATTTTAAGCTAATCGTCACGTCTGCAACACTAAATGCAGACAAGTTCTCGAAATTCTTTGGAGGCGCGCCTGTATTTCACATACCAGGCAGGACATTTCCAGTGAATATCTTGTTCAGCAAAACGCCTTGTGAAGACTATGTGGAAGCGGCAGTGAAGCAGGCCATGGCAATCCACATAACGAGTGGCCCTGGGGACATACTCATCTTCATGACTGGGCAGGAAGAGATTGAGGCTGCTTGCTATGCGCTTGCCGAGCGCATGGAGCAGCTAGTATCATCATCCACCAAGCCTGTACCCAATCTCTTAATCTTGCCCATCTATTCGCAGTTGCCCGCTGACTTGCAggccaagatctttcagaaggcgCAAGAGGGCACTCGCAAATGCATCGTTGCTACCAACATCGCCGAGACGTCCCTAACAGTAGATGGTATTTTGTATGTCATTGATACTGGGTATGGAAAGATGAAGGTACACAATCCACGGATGGGCATGGACGCTCTTCAGGTGTTTCCATGTAGCCGAGCAGCGGCAGACCAGCGTGCGGGGCGTGCAGGAAGAACTGGTCCTGGCACATGCTACAGGCTGTTCACAGAATCAGCTTACCAGAATGAGATGCTCCTTAACCCCGTGCCAGAGATCCAAAGGACCAACCTTGGGAATGTGGTCCTTTTGCTGAAATCCCTCAATGtcgaaaatttgctaaatttcgaCTTCATGGACCCACCTCCCCAGGAGAATATCCTGAACTCCATGTACCAGCTCTGGCTCTTGGGCGCCTTGAACAATCTTGGTGGCCTTACAAGTCTAGGCCGTAAGATGGTGGAGTTCCCATTAGACCCAACCCTGGCAAAGATGCTTCTCATGGGGAAGGAGCTGGGGTGCCTTGAGGAAGTACTGACAATTGTGTCCATGCTCTCGGTGCCATCGGTATTCTTCCGGCCAAAAGATCGAGCAGAGGAGAGTGATGCCGCAAGGGAGAAGTTCTTTGTCCCGGAATCTGACCATCTGACACTCCTCAATGTATACAAGCAATGGGAGTTGAACCAATGCAGGGTAGACTGGTGCAGTGACCACTTCCTCCATGTCAAGGGTCTCCAGAAGGCTCGGGAAGTGAGGTCTCAGTTGCTGGACATACTAAATGCCCTGAGGATCCCGCTGACTCCATGCTGTATGGAATGGGACGTGGTGAGGAAGGCCATCTGCTCAGCATACTTCCAGAATTCCGCACAGCTGAAGGGCATTGGAGAGTACGTCAACTGTCAGAATGGGACTCCGTGCCATCTGCATCCCAGCAGCGCCCTCTACGGTCTCGGCTACACCCCCGAGTACGTCGTCTACCACGAGCTTGTCCTGACAGCCAAGGAGTATATGCAATGTGTCACTGCAGTTGACCCACAATGGCTGGCGAAGGTGGGTCCCATGTTGTTCTCTGTGAAGGAGGGCGACACCTCCTTCCTTGACCGCGGGAGGTGGCATGATGAGGAGAAGTCGACCATGGATGAGATGGAGAAGATGAGGCAGGAGCAAGTGGAGGCGGCAGGCAGAGAGAATGGGAGGCTGGAGAAGAGAGGCAAGCGGCAGCAGGTTGCTATGCCGGGACTGAAGAAAGGTTTGGCGTATATGAGGCCCAAAAGGAGGATGGGTTTGTAG